The window aaattcaagttaaaatCATGTGCAATGAcgaatttattattattactacaattttataaataaattaaaattttattttcctcgTTTTTACAAGAGAGATATAGTCATTTTTCCCTTTGTATTAGATACTAAATTTAAGGTCAATGTGGGCGGGCTGCTTTTGATTATCCCATTACGGAAGAAGCCCGGTTTTATTGGGCCACCTTACTACTCGGCCCACATCTAATTAAAGCATTCTAATTTAGCTCTGCCCCTACTTCAACATCATCCACCAACTTTAGGGTGCAACACACTTTTACCGTTGGGACgagagatagttgcaaatttagcaattagattcaaaataattaagtatatagcaacattttaaaaatttgcaaatatagcaaaatttttcaaattctatcaccgatagatcatgttgtaaatattggtctatcggtgatagaccaTAACGAAATTATcaacgatacaagtctatcaacgatggttttgctatatttacaaatttttataaatgttgctatatccttaactATTATTCCTCACATAGTTATCCATTGCAATTATCCTTGGAAATAATATAGTAAGAggcttatatatatatataccttaaCTTAACTCTCTCCCCTCCTTCAAATATGCTCCCATCATGAAATGTATTTACTTGAAGAGACATTTATAAAGtagaacaatttttaaaatctatcagaatatatataaaaattttgttcactttgtaaatattttcaatatctttttttgGTTAGTTATGATAGTTCCCTAAAACTTAATTCTTAacacttaaaaaaacaaatccacTTCCCTTTCACATTCATCTGCTTTTGTTAAACTtcttaaacaaacaaagacgctttctttttctatttttaaacattagtTGCTCGGTTAAAATTGCATTTTTTAGaagatatttttgaaacaactttgaagtcaatttaaaaaaaagtatgattCATGTAACaatcttttattattgaaaactaaaagttttggagttttaagaaaaataattataaagtccataattaattaaaaaatgacaaatttccATTTTGGAGGTTGGTCCTCGACTCCTCAATTCCCAAAGAAGAGTTTAAGTGAGGTGTAAGCTTgagtttgttttcaattttagtaattatttCTGAATGTATAATGTTTGTTGTGTTTTGAGAGAAAGGTTTGGTGGGGGAGTCCAATTTTGataagaaagaatatatacatatttttcattactatgaaatttcattttcaacactatattaattgaatataattgaaatgaagtacaaaaattgaaaagtaaaatcaaaatttattattgtccTTGGATCTTTGttgttttatgaaaatcaTGATCATGACGTACGTACGTGGTCCTCTTTTTAACTTAGCATTTGGTGCCACTCCTTACAAAATAACACCATCCATCCATTCAACTCAACTACTCActctcaaaatcaaaatggtcGTCGGAAACGAAACGCCCCCGATGGAGCAACACAATACCTCCACTACCGCCGACAGTGAAATCCAAAACAAAGCCAGATTAGCCATTATAGAGCTCGCCAACATGATCAGCGTTCCCATGTCCCTCAACGCCATCGTCCGCCTCAACGTCGCCGACGCCATCTGGCAAAACGGTTCCAACTCTCCTCTCTCCGCATCTGAGATCCTCGCTCGCGTGGTTCCGTCCGGCGGCGACGCCCATAATCTCGAGCGCATCTTACGTATGCTCACTAGCTACGGTGTTTTTGAGGAACATCTCAGCCCTAACTCATCTAACCACCGGTATTCCCTCACTGACGTCGGAAAAACTCTAGTCACGGACTCCGATGGCCTCTCCTACGCGCCGTACGTGCTTCAGCATCATCAGGTGCGTGACTGATACGTATTTTGAGATTTCAGTTACAACAGATCTGTTTCGAAATCATCGTGATTTTCGCTTTTTTACAGGACGCGCTTATGAGAGCGTGGCCGCGAGTGCACGAGGCGGCGATTGACTCAACGACGGAACCGTTCGTTAGAGCGAACGGTGAAGCGGCGTACAGTTATTATGGGAAGAAAACGGAGATGAACGAGTTGATGCAGAGAGCAATGGCGGGCGTATCGGTGCCGTTCATGAAGGCTGTATTGGACGGCTACGATGGGTTCAAAGGAGTTGAGAAATTAGTGGACGTTGGTGGAAGCGCAGGCGATTGCTTGAGGATGATTTTACAGAAATATCCTCACATTAAGGAAGGGATTAACTTCGATCTGCCGGAGGTGGTGGCTAGGGCTCCTACTATCCCCGGTGAGCTTAATTTCTTTGGAATTAATTACGTCCTTAATTGTCATTACTTAgctctaaatttaattagccTAGCTATAAGCTAATTAGTTGCCATTAGTAGTgcttcattttaatttaagtttttgttttgaaaacttgAGTTTATAAACagtatttacatttttttttaaaataatttataacatatgtaattttatttataaatctaagaataaaacttttaattataaattgacaaaattagtaaaaatgaCAATGTATTCCACTAAAATCTAAAAGCTAGAAGAAAAAACTGGATTTAATGGGTGTTGTGGTAAAGAGACAGGGGTGAGTCACGTTGGAGGTGATATGTTCAAGTCCATACCGACCGGAGACGCTATCTTCATGAAGGTACGTACGTGTAACGTGTTTATATAGcctttttactttcttcatttttctgtGGTGATAAAAGAGAATATACATATGGATATGTAAATATCTTTTGAGTTTAATCCTCGCACCTCATCCTTTTTCCACTTTTGATTGACGTGTCCATTCATAAACCTCTTCATTCGCCCTGGACCCACACTCCATTGGAACTaagtcataaaataaataatcaaaatatgtCTTTGCCTCCCCATTTTTGGTtaacactttctttttctttgctatGTTCATCAATTATTCAAGCTATCCAtctctataaaataaaatgtaaagaagGTTCACTTTGGTTGGgttcaaatcttttttataacttaaataaTCATCAGTCCAACTGTATAGAAACAATTGAGTTTAGTTTGTTTGgtttattcaattaatttttttttcgttttaaaaataagtaaaatattatttaattttctatattcttTTAGGATTATCaactcattttaaattatatatgaaaatatttttcttaaatgttaAAGCATTGCTTTTAAGATCGTAGGaaaataatttggaaaattgtgaaattaaaagttgtcTTTATAATTGTATCTTTTGAATACCCCATGAATATATCCATGTAAAATTGGAATTTTGATATGGATACTGAGATCCATATTTTAATCCGCATGCGCAGTGGGTTCTATCTACGTGGACGGACGACgaatgcaaaataatattgGAGAATTGCTGCAAATCTCTCCCGGTGGGAGGAAAATTGATTGCCTGTGAGCCGACATTGCCGGAGAAGACGGATGAAAGCCACCGGACGCGTGCTCTTTTGGCCAGCGACGTATTCATCATGACCATTTACAAGGCTAAAAGTAAGCAGCGAACTGAGGAGCAGTTCCGGCAACTCGGCCTCTCCGCTGGATTCTCCGCCCTCCGACCATTTCATATCGATTACTTCTATTGTCTGTTGGAATTCCAAAAGTGAAATGTTttataagattttctttttggcatATGAATTTATCTCAACTGTTTtcaatgaaatttgaagagaTTTAGACTCATACAttagttttttcatttctagtATTTTAATTGCTGCTTTAATTGGAAGGGAGACATTTTAGTAAAACAAATATGAGAGTgagaattaattagtttaatgtacataattaattaaggttcattaaaacaattttagtcttggcatttttgaaaaattcaaaatttgtaaagttgacaaaatatttatattttatggtAAAATTGTGTAGTGAATTTTTGTATGAAggctaaatattttgttgttgtattattattaaaaaaaaccccatttaatttcaaattgaaaataactCATTATGGTGTGTTCTGTAATTCAGTAAGTAGTaccaaaattaaagtttattatttcaattatttttttattaataattaatttataacatattataatgttttttttaaaaaaatatatttatgatttgacCATCAAGTAATTTTGTTTAACCTAAACGATTTGataaaagttcaagaaaagTAATTGTTATAAAAGGTagaatcaattaaaaattgaaaataaatgtgaCAAATATACTATGTGAAGAATTTTAtcacaatatatttatttaattgcttaaaatgcaaaaagaaaagtaaaaaaaagagaagctATTCTAAACGTTGGTATTTATCTGTTGTTACAAGTtggttaaaattgaaaaataaccaaatttaaactgTGTCTTAGTAACAATTTGGTCTATAAATTAAGCTGGAGTATATAGCAACTTTAATACCTATACTTCTATAACTGTAATCTAAATGTTtgtgattaattatttaatatcatTGTTAGAGTTTATAAACTCATATTTTGTCTcttagttaaaataatatatatatatatatggccATTTACATgctatttcatatttttcatataccatcatttatatatatgaaatagtATGAAAAATAGTCTATACTATGTATTTTTACTTTGTATCCTTCTAAATCAAGCATAGCTCAATTAACATATAACTTGCTAGTTGTGCTCTCAATTGTATTTTTGCTTTGTATGCTTTATTTAGAAGGATACAAAGCAAAAATACATAGTATAGTCAATAcgattattattttctctctctatatatatagttccaacaacaacaaaaactgCAGCAGCGATACACTCAAAATT of the Cucumis sativus cultivar 9930 chromosome 3, Cucumber_9930_V3, whole genome shotgun sequence genome contains:
- the LOC101205175 gene encoding caffeic acid 3-O-methyltransferase isoform X1: MVVGNETPPMEQHNTSTTADSEIQNKARLAIIELANMISVPMSLNAIVRLNVADAIWQNGSNSPLSASEILARVVPSGGDAHNLERILRMLTSYGVFEEHLSPNSSNHRYSLTDVGKTLVTDSDGLSYAPYVLQHHQDALMRAWPRVHEAAIDSTTEPFVRANGEAAYSYYGKKTEMNELMQRAMAGVSVPFMKAVLDGYDGFKGVEKLVDVGGSAGDCLRMILQKYPHIKEGINFDLPEVVARAPTIPETGVSHVGGDMFKSIPTGDAIFMKWVLSTWTDDECKIILENCCKSLPVGGKLIACEPTLPEKTDESHRTRALLASDVFIMTIYKAKSKQRTEEQFRQLGLSAGFSALRPFHIDYFYCLLEFQK
- the LOC101205175 gene encoding caffeic acid 3-O-methyltransferase isoform X2 produces the protein MVVGNETPPMEQHNTSTTADSEIQNKARLAIIELANMISVPMSLNAIVRLNVADAIWQNGSNSPLSASEILARVVPSGGDAHNLERILRMLTSYGVFEEHLSPNSSNHRYSLTDVGKTLVTDSDGLSYAPYVLQHHQDALMRAWPRVHEAAIDSTTEPFVRANGEAAYSYYGKKTEMNELMQRAMAGVSVPFMKAVLDGYDGFKGVEKLVDVGGSAGDCLRMILQKYPHIKEGINFDLPEVVARAPTIPGVSHVGGDMFKSIPTGDAIFMKWVLSTWTDDECKIILENCCKSLPVGGKLIACEPTLPEKTDESHRTRALLASDVFIMTIYKAKSKQRTEEQFRQLGLSAGFSALRPFHIDYFYCLLEFQK